One Diadema setosum chromosome 8, eeDiaSeto1, whole genome shotgun sequence genomic window carries:
- the LOC140232383 gene encoding uncharacterized protein produces MAHSRIDELRSAIFSYKPGSTMRTARQRPQHPPARLRIGLFGPPGVGKSAFINSVLYATGDTWDNQAPEGFAEEASKTRALNSYDISDFISLVDNRGMRSLGGNFMVELGNQVAGVYGDGHEVEWDSGFYKRLVSGLKRTFLSSQDCEIHTCVLVVSARSLNMQPQDLRELVNTIQQMTGEPPIVIITNCRNPHVRRDVVSTFRVGLQEMGINYLFEIENYTIESHFFDDKKHIDALEALRQCLVVGDRVMKNKEASSKCTIL; encoded by the exons ATGGCGCATAGTAGAATTGACGAGTTGCGGAGTGCCATATTCAGCTACAAGCCAGGATCGACTATGCGAACAGCAAGGCAAAGACCCCAACACCCACCGGCACGACTTCGCATAGGTCTGTTTGGTCCACCAGGCGTTGGCAAGTCAGCTTTCATCAACTCTGTTCTGTATGCCACGGGAGATACTTGGGACAATCAAGCCCCCGAAGGGTTTGCTGAGGAAGCCTCGAAGACCCGGGCCCTCAACTCCTATGACATCTCGGACTTCATCAGCCTAGTCGACAACCGAGGCATGCGGAGCCTCGGAGGCAACTTCATGGTTGAACTGGGCAATCAAGTTG CCGGTGTATACGGTGACGGACATGAGGTCGAATGGGACAGCGGGTTCTACAAGAGGTTGGTGTCCGGACTGAAGCGAACTTTTCTTTCGTCTCAGGACTGCGAAATTCACACCTGTGTTCTCGTCGTTAG CGCAAGGAGTCTGAATATGCAGCCGCAAGATCTAAGAGAGCTTGTGAATACAATTCAACAGATGACAG GAGAACCCCCAATCGTGATCATCACAAACTGCCGTAATCCACATGTCAGAAGGGATGTCGTGTCGACGTTCCGCGTCGGGCTACAGGAGATGGGCATCAACTACCTGTTCGAGATCGAGAACTACACCATCGAGTCGCACTTCTTCGACGACAAGAAACACATCGACGCGCTGGAGGCACTGCGACAGTGCCTGGTCGTCGGCGACCGTGTTATGAAAAACAAGGAGGCCAGCAGCAAATGCACGATTCTATGA
- the LOC140231527 gene encoding protein chibby homolog 1-like, which translates to MPLLGNKFNTKKTPPRRSASLNNLNRLESSIREEEYGMTYGQPKVKLGGQELKFDEDNGMWIAESGPSGGISQREFIKLRKQNQSLSEENNLLKLKIELLLDMLAETTAEKHLMEKDLGDYGFPSNQKKKSKNQKR; encoded by the exons ATGCCTTTGCTTGGAAACAAGTTCAACACCAAGAAAACACCGCCACGTCGGTCAGCCTCCCTGAATAATCTGAATCGGCTGGAGAGTTCCATCAGGGAGGAGGAGTATGGAATGACCTATGGCCAGCCAAAGGTCAAACTTGGTGGACAGGAACTCAAGTTTGATGAAGACAATGGCATGTGGATAGCCG AATCTGGGCCCTCTGGTGGCATCAGTCAGCGGGAATTCATCAAGCTGAGAAAGCAGAACCAGTCCCTGTCGGAAGAGAACAACCTCCTCAAACTCAAGATTGAACTTCTCCTTGATATG TTGGCAGAAACCACTGCAGAGAAGCACCTCATGGAGAAGGATCTGGGAGATTATGGCTTCCCATcaaaccagaagaagaagagcaagAACCAGAAGAGGTGA
- the LOC140231528 gene encoding uncharacterized protein: protein MKVFVFAIAVAVLVASVAATPEELDDLEQAVYGSEPMVKRGRFAFCTGLHGENCICDRRYRRKDNRRYLSCRASGLGEIENI, encoded by the exons ATGAAGGTCTTCGTCTTTGCCATCGCTGTCGCCGTGCTGGTCGCTTCCGTGGCCGCCACACCCGAAGAGCTTGACGATCTGGAGCAGGCTGTGTACGGCTCGGAGCCGATGGTGAAGAGAGGTCGATTTGCCT TCTGCACCGGACTCCACGGTGAAAATTGCATCTGTGACCGTCGCTACAGGCGAAAGGACAACAGGAGATACCTCAGTTGCCGCGCCTCAGGTCTCGGTGAAATCGAAAACATCTAA